The DNA segment GCTTTCCTTAGCACTATCGCCCAAGTACCTTAAAGGTTGTAATACAAAGTTTAGTGTTGGATTGTAATGAGGCAAAAATACCCCCTCCCCTTTAGGTATAGGGATACAAATTTCTACAACAGGCGTCATGTATTCATTACAATATATGCATGGAGATGAAACAATGCAAAATACAGATATCGGCAATATTATTCGTAAATTACGGATAGAAAAGGAAATTACGCAAAAACAGCTTGCGGATTAATGCGAAAATCCATACTACTGGATATCCTGAACGTCTTACTCATTATGAAAGACCAAAAAACAGATGAAGTAGAAAGCTTTATCTTAAATGCACTGTCAGGTGAAATATTGGATAAAAATCAAAGAAACAAATTGAAGCTCTTTTATAGTGGACTTGATAATTTTTCTGAAAGGGAGATTGTTATACAATTAGCAAATACAGTTCTTTGTGGGAATATGTAAAACGCAACGGAAGTCAGTCATTTAAGCTGACCTTTGATGAAATAAGGAACTGTCACAATTCTAAAAACCCTTGCTTTAGTTATATTCAGATAGGTTGTAGCAGTGAGTTGCTTATTGAAGATATTAAAAAGTAAAAAGCTTATTTTAATTAAGGAAAACCCATCTTATTCCTAAAAATGCCATCAAGTCGGAGAACAAGAGATACGGGAGGGAAAAACATGCCAAATAGAGTTTTAATCATAGACGATGATGCAGAGCTTTGCGCATTGATGAAAAAATGCATCAAACAAGAGGGATTGGAAGCGGATATTACCTATACGGGCAGGGACGGACTGACAAAAATCGCAGAGCAAAACGGTGCATATTGCCTTGTGATTTTGGACGTTATGCTGCCCGGCATAAACGGCTTTCAGGTGTTGTCCGAAATACGAAAAGGCAGCATGGTTCCCATACTTATGCTTACGGCTAAAGGCGATGAAATCGACAAAGTGACCGGTTTACGTCTTGGCGCGGACGATTACCTGACAAAGCCCTTCAGCATCAATGAACTGATGGCGCGAATAGAATCCCTGATACGGCGATACACGACATTCAATCAATCGACGCAGCTTGATATTCTCAATCTTAAAAATATGGTGATTGACAAGGAAAACCGAACCGTCTGCGTAAATGGAGAATCAGTCAATCTTACCGGCAAGGAATTTGATTTACTGGTATTTCTGGCCTCCAATAAAGGGCGCGTATTTACGAAAAAGCAAATCTACACGCAGGTTTGGGAGGGTGAATATGCCTTTGACGATAACAACATCATGTCTTTTATCAGTAAACTGCGAAAAAAGATTGAGCCTGACGTAGAACACCCCTTTTATATCCTGACCGTGCACGGCGTCGGTTATCGCTTTAACAAGGAGGTGTAAGGCATGAACTGGGCACTGATTTTCTTTTTCACTACCCTTTTATGTATCTGTGTGATTGCCTATCTTGCGACAAGGTTCTGCCGTGTCAGGGAACAGCTTTCTATTATCAAAGACGTACTGGAAGATATAAAAAAAGGGAACCTCAACCGCCGTATTCTTACAAGAAAAAACGATATGACAAAAACGATTTGCTACAATATCAATGAAATTGCTGCAAGCGATCAAGCACAGCTTATCAGACAGAAACAATCGGAGCAAGCCTATAAGCGCCTTATGACAAGCCTTTCCCATGATGTCAAAACCCCTTTGACCTCCTTGGTCGGCTACTTGGAGGCCATTCAGGAAAAAATTGTGACGGGAGAGGAGAAAGAGGAATATATCAGAGTAGCTTTAGACAAGGCCAATCACTTAAAGGGCTTTGTGGAATCCCTGTTCGAGTGGGTGAAACTGGACGCCAAAGAACAAATATTCCAATTTGAAACCTGTGATTTGAACGAGCTTTCCCGCGACGTTTTAGCAGACTGGATACCCACGCTGGAGGATAAACAATTTGCTTATGAAATAGACATTCCCGATGCGGAATACAGCATACGGTTAGACCGTAATGCGTATACGCGCATACTCAACAACCTGCTTCAAAATGTTCTTTTACACAGTGAAGGTAATGAAGTATCCATTCATATTTCAGAGGATGAAAAGCAAGCAAATATCATTGTAGCGGACAACGGCAAAGGGATACCCGAAAAGGATTTGTCCCATATTTTTGAACGGCTGTATCAGGGTGATGAATCCCGTGGGGGTATCGGAAACGGCCTTGGGCTATCCATTGTTCAGGAACTTGTCGCCGTACACGACGGCACGATTTGTGCGGAAAGTCTCCCGCATGGCGGCACAACATTGACTATATCACTTCCGAAAGCCCTGTGACGATACAGGGCTTTCCTCTTTCAAAACAAGAAATAAGCAAGGTTTTGGCAAAGTTTTGGCAAGGTTTGTACGCTATACTAAAAAGTGGCAAGGAGAAAAGCTATGTGAACAATTCCAAACGGAAATTTATACAATTACGTTGTCTGGAAAAACAGTTAGGAGAGGAAATCAAAATGGATCATCTGATGATTGAAACCCGGCAGTTGACCAAGGTATACGGAGAGCAAACTGTCGTAAGTAAAGTAAACCTCCATGTGCAAAAAGGCCGCATTTACGGGCTGCTTGGCCGAAATGGAGCAGGTAAAACCACGATTATGAAAATGATTTTGGGGCTTACTTCCATTACCTCCGGCGAAGCCTTCGTTTTCGGTCAAAACATCAAAGGCAACGAGAAACGCATTTATCCCCGGATTGGGGCGATTATCGAAACTCCCGGTTTTTATCCTAATCTGACGGGAACTGAAAACCTTGAAATCTTTGCGAAACTGAGGGGAACTTCAAAACCGAACGCCGTTAAGGAGGCCCTTGGAGTTGTGGGCTTGCCCTATAAGGACAAAAAGATTTTCAGCAAATATTCCCTTGGCATGAAACAGCGCCTTGGAATCGCCAATGCCATCCTTCATGACCCTGAGCTTCTCATACTGGATGAACCCACAAACGGCCTTGACCCTATCGGTATATCGGAAGTAAGGAATTTTATCCGGGACTTATGCGTGGAACGGGGAAAAACGATTCTGCTTTCCAGCCATATTCTTTCGGAAATTTCCTTACTGGCTGACGACATTGGGATTATCCATAACGGCGTTTTGCTGGAAGAAAACAGCTTGGCGGAGCTGCAAAAGAAAAATGGTAAGTATATCCTGCTGCAAGTTTCCGATACGGCAAAGGCCGCTTTGGTGCTGGAACGCAGGTTCCATGTGAAAGAATACTCAGTACAGGATGACCATACGCTGCGGCTTTACGAAACGGCCCTTGACATGGCTGAAATCAACAAAACGCTGATGCTTGAAAATATCTCCGTAACCAGTTCACAACTTTGCAATGACACTCTGGAGGATTATTTCAAAAAAGTCACAGGGGGAGAAGGCATTGCTTAATCTTGTTCAGACGGAGTTCCTAAAGCTCCGGCGAAGAAAATTTATCTGGCTGATGTTCCTTGCCTCATTGCTTATGCCCCTTGTTGCCATATTCTATTTTGGCACGTCGAGTATGGCAGGGGTTACGCCCATACAGTTTTACAAGTGGGCGGCCTTGTCCTATACGCCTTGGATTATCCTTCCTCTTGTGCTGGGGATGTTCTGCACTATGCTGATTTACGACGAAAACCAAAATAATATGTTAAAGCAGCTATGGATTGTTCCTGTCAGCAAAACAGGTTACTTTTTTAGCAAGTTTACGGTTGTAATGGTTTATTCGCTCTGCTTTATGCTCCTTACAGCAGTTAGCTCCATTTTGGCGGGGATTGTACCGGGGATGATTGCATTTACAAGCGACAGCGTTTCTTTTTTGTTTATCAAGTGCTTGGAAATCGGGGTTTTAACGCCTTTCGCCATGATACCCGTACTTGCCGTGGCCGTTTCGCAGAAAGGCTATATCCTGCCGGTATGTGTGACCATCGTTTATACATTCCTTGGCTTTATCCTGCTCATGGTGAACATGTACGTCCATCCTCTTTCCAGTACGGCGGCTATTATCATGCGGAATATTGAGGGAGTTGTTATGAACGAGCCAATTCACATAGGAAAAGCCTTTCTATGTATCGGCATATGGGCAGCAGCCGGGGCGGTTTGGGCGAGGATTGCGCTGGGAAAAGGAAACTAGAAAGGAAACTAGGTGGATTGAAATGAGAACATTGTTATGGGCGGAACGACTAAAGCTAAAACGCTCAGAGGTTATATGGATTGCTGTCTTTTCTGTTATCATGGTAGCATTTATCGTATTTATGCAGGGGCAGTTTCAATATTACGGCAAGCGCTATGTAGACAAAGCTACATGGTACATGACCGCGACACAATCCCTGGGGAGCTTGTATGTGTTCCCGGCCATCATTGCGCTTATGGGAAGCTACATGATTTGCAGGGGATCAGGACGATACCATGAAATCCCTCTCCCTTATCCCTGTCAGCGTTTCAGATTTAATACGGGCAAAGCTGATTATGACGGCAGTTTTTTCCGTTGTCCTGTATGCTTTTTTGTTTGCGGTCACATTGACCGTAGAAGCGGTGCTTCATATTTCTTTGCTTGATTTGGCTATGGTGCTTAACTTCGCTAAAATATATCTTTTAGAAGGGATTTGCCTGTTTCTGGCCGTATCTCCCATCATAGCCATTGTATACAGGCTAAAAAAAGGTTACTGGCTTGCTCTCGTATACGCTGAAATCTATTCATTCCTTGGCCTTTTTTTCGGGATGCCAAGCACAATGCGCTACATTTATCCAATTACAGCGGCCTTTTGCGTGGCAGGTTATTATGAAACAACACCTGTTCAATTGGTTATCAGCTTGTTCAGTCTATTAGCTTGTGGCGGTTTATCGCTGCTGTTTTTACACGGGCTGAATAGAGAGCATGATATTCATTGAAGCGGCCATCAGGCCGTGAGCCGTCGCAGGCAATTAGATTTATTGCAGCAACCTTTCTACAAAGGATGCAACAAAGAAGAAGGTAACTTCCATGTATGGAGTTACCTTCTTTTTGATTTTAGCCTAAAACTGATTTTATTTTTTCCATTGCCCAATCAATTTCTTCTTTTGTAATAATTAGTGGTGGAGCAAAGCGGATAACGGCAGCGTGGGTGTCTTTGCAGAGAAGTCCTTTTTTCATCAAAGCTTCACAGTATGGTCGAGCTTCTTCTGTCAATTCAACACCTATAAGCAGACCTTTACCGCGAATGTCTTTTATAATCGGGTTTTTGATTTCCTTGAGCTTTTCTTGAAAATATTCGCCCATTTTTAAGGAGCGTTCAACAAGATTTTCTTCTTCTATAACCTCCAGCGCTGCTATAGCACATGCACAAGCCAAGGGGTTTCCTCCAAAAGTAGAGCCGTGGGAGCCTGGCTCAAAAAGACCAAGGATTTCTTTGTCTGCCACAACGGCAGAAACAGGCGCTACACCACCGCCAAGGGCCTTACCCAGTATATAGATGTCAGGCACAACGTTTTCCCAATCACAAGCAAACATTTTTCCGGTGCGTCCCAAACCGGTTTGAATTTCATCGGCGATAAAAAGCACGTTATTTTGTTTACATAAATCATATGCATCTTTTAAATATCCATCATACGGCACATTTATTCCCGCTTCACCCTGAATGGGCTCCAAAAGGAAAGCGGCAGTATTTGGCGTGATAGCCGATTTAAGTGCGTCGATGTCACCATAAGGGATAATTTTAAAACCGGGGGTAAATGGGCCAAAACCTCTCTTATAATCCTCTTCTGAAGAAAAAGAGATTATAGTTGTAGTGCGGCCGTGAAAATTATCCTCACATACGATAATTTCTGCCGAATTTTCGGGCAATTTCTTCACATCATAGGCCCAGCGCCGAGCAGCTTTTATTGCCGTTTCTACAGCTTCTGCGCCTGTATTCATTGGAAGTACCATATCTTTACCGGCAAGATTGGCGACCTTTTGACAGAATGGCCCGAACTTATCATTGTGGAAGGCCCTAGATGTCAGTGTTACCTTATCAGCCTGTTCTTTAAGCACGGATATTATTTTTGGATGGCAATGGCCCTGACCTACTGCTGAGTATGCGCTGAGCATATCCATGTATTTGTTGCCATCCAAATCTTCAACCCAAACTCCTTTAGCCTTACACACAACTACCGGTA comes from the Tepidanaerobacter acetatoxydans Re1 genome and includes:
- a CDS encoding response regulator transcription factor codes for the protein MPNRVLIIDDDAELCALMKKCIKQEGLEADITYTGRDGLTKIAEQNGAYCLVILDVMLPGINGFQVLSEIRKGSMVPILMLTAKGDEIDKVTGLRLGADDYLTKPFSINELMARIESLIRRYTTFNQSTQLDILNLKNMVIDKENRTVCVNGESVNLTGKEFDLLVFLASNKGRVFTKKQIYTQVWEGEYAFDDNNIMSFISKLRKKIEPDVEHPFYILTVHGVGYRFNKEV
- a CDS encoding sensor histidine kinase encodes the protein MNWALIFFFTTLLCICVIAYLATRFCRVREQLSIIKDVLEDIKKGNLNRRILTRKNDMTKTICYNINEIAASDQAQLIRQKQSEQAYKRLMTSLSHDVKTPLTSLVGYLEAIQEKIVTGEEKEEYIRVALDKANHLKGFVESLFEWVKLDAKEQIFQFETCDLNELSRDVLADWIPTLEDKQFAYEIDIPDAEYSIRLDRNAYTRILNNLLQNVLLHSEGNEVSIHISEDEKQANIIVADNGKGIPEKDLSHIFERLYQGDESRGGIGNGLGLSIVQELVAVHDGTICAESLPHGGTTLTISLPKAL
- a CDS encoding ABC transporter ATP-binding protein, with product MDHLMIETRQLTKVYGEQTVVSKVNLHVQKGRIYGLLGRNGAGKTTIMKMILGLTSITSGEAFVFGQNIKGNEKRIYPRIGAIIETPGFYPNLTGTENLEIFAKLRGTSKPNAVKEALGVVGLPYKDKKIFSKYSLGMKQRLGIANAILHDPELLILDEPTNGLDPIGISEVRNFIRDLCVERGKTILLSSHILSEISLLADDIGIIHNGVLLEENSLAELQKKNGKYILLQVSDTAKAALVLERRFHVKEYSVQDDHTLRLYETALDMAEINKTLMLENISVTSSQLCNDTLEDYFKKVTGGEGIA
- a CDS encoding ABC transporter permease, yielding MLNLVQTEFLKLRRRKFIWLMFLASLLMPLVAIFYFGTSSMAGVTPIQFYKWAALSYTPWIILPLVLGMFCTMLIYDENQNNMLKQLWIVPVSKTGYFFSKFTVVMVYSLCFMLLTAVSSILAGIVPGMIAFTSDSVSFLFIKCLEIGVLTPFAMIPVLAVAVSQKGYILPVCVTIVYTFLGFILLMVNMYVHPLSSTAAIIMRNIEGVVMNEPIHIGKAFLCIGIWAAAGAVWARIALGKGN
- a CDS encoding ABC transporter permease, whose amino-acid sequence is MKSLSLIPVSVSDLIRAKLIMTAVFSVVLYAFLFAVTLTVEAVLHISLLDLAMVLNFAKIYLLEGICLFLAVSPIIAIVYRLKKGYWLALVYAEIYSFLGLFFGMPSTMRYIYPITAAFCVAGYYETTPVQLVISLFSLLACGGLSLLFLHGLNREHDIH
- a CDS encoding ornithine--oxo-acid transaminase; amino-acid sequence: MSKSEKIIEITEKYSAHNYNPLPVVVCKAKGVWVEDLDGNKYMDMLSAYSAVGQGHCHPKIISVLKEQADKVTLTSRAFHNDKFGPFCQKVANLAGKDMVLPMNTGAEAVETAIKAARRWAYDVKKLPENSAEIIVCEDNFHGRTTTIISFSSEEDYKRGFGPFTPGFKIIPYGDIDALKSAITPNTAAFLLEPIQGEAGINVPYDGYLKDAYDLCKQNNVLFIADEIQTGLGRTGKMFACDWENVVPDIYILGKALGGGVAPVSAVVADKEILGLFEPGSHGSTFGGNPLACACAIAALEVIEEENLVERSLKMGEYFQEKLKEIKNPIIKDIRGKGLLIGVELTEEARPYCEALMKKGLLCKDTHAAVIRFAPPLIITKEEIDWAMEKIKSVLG